ATCAGGCCCAGCGTCTCGGCCAGCGCCAGCGTGTCGCCATGCGCGCCATCCTTCGCCAGCACGCCGCCGCCCACGATCATCGCGGGCCGCTCCGCCTTGCCGAACGCCTCGGCCACCGCTTCCGGCAGCTTGGCGAGCAGCGAAGCATCATTGCCCAGCCATTCGACCTTGTAGGTGAGGTCCACTTCCGGGCCGATGCCGAAAACCTTCGCGCCCTTCTTGATCGCCTTGCGGATGCGGGTGTTCACCAGCGGCGCTTCCCAGCGCAGATTGGTGCCGACCAGCAGGATCACGTCCGCCGTCTCGATTCCCGCCAGCGTCGTGTTGAAATTCACCGCCGACAGGCTCGACACATCATAGGCAAGGCCGGTCTGACGCCCTTCCAGCATCGTGCCGCCCAGCTTCTCGACCAGCGCCTTGCCCGCGAACATCGTCTCGCAGTCGAGCAGGTCGCCCGCGACCGCCGCCACGCTGCCGCCATGCTGGACCGCCGCGATGGCCGCGAAAGCCTCGTTCCAGGTCGCCGGAACCAGCTTGCCATCCTTGCGGACATAGGGCTTGTCGAGCCGCTTGCGGACCAGGCCGTCGACATTGTGCCGGGTCTTGTCGCTCGCCCATTCCTCGTTCACGTCGTCATTGATGCGCGGCACGGCGCGCAGCACCTGACGGCCCCGGCTGTCGAGGCGGATATTGGTGCCTACTGCATCCATCACGTCGATGGCATGGGTTTTCTTCAGTTCCCAGGGCCGCGCCTCGAACGCATAGGGCTTGGCCGTCAGCGCGCCGACCGGGCAAAGGTCCACCACATTGCCCGAAAGCTCGCTCTTGGCGGCATGTTCGAGATAGGTGGTGATCTGCATATTCTCGCCGCGATAGATGGCGCCGATTTCCGGCACGCCCGCGACTTCCTCGGCAAAGCGCACGCAACGGGTGCACTGGATGCAGCGGGTCATGACCGTCTTGACGATCGGACCCATATATTTCTCGGTGACGGCGCGCTTATTCTCTTCGAAGCGGCTCTTGCCCCGGCCATAGGCGACGGATTGGTCCTGAAGGTCGCATTCGCCGCCCTGATCGCAGATCGGGCAGTCGAGCGGGTGGTTGATGAGCAGGAACTCCATCACCCCTTCGCGCGCCTTCTTCACCATCTCGCTGTCGGTGCGGATTTCCTGTCCGTCCGCCGCCGGCAGCGCGCAGCTTGCCTGCGGCTTGGGCGGTCCGGGCTTCACCTCAACCAGGCACATGCGGCAATTGCCCGCGATGGAAAGGCGCTCATGATAGCAGAAACGGGGGATTTCCTTCCCCGCCAGCTCGCAAGCCTGGAGGACCGTCGCGCCCGCCGGGACTTCGAGTTCTACGCCGTCTACTGTGACCTTGGGCATGGTTACTCCGCTGCCTCCATGACGGGGGCGCTACCCTTGTTCTCGTTGATCCGGCGCTCGATTTCCGGGCGGAAGTGCCGGATCAGGCCCTGGATCGGCCAGGCCGCCGCGTCGCCCAGCGCGCAGATGGTGTGGCCTTCGACCTGCTTCGTCACCTGCTGGAGCATGTCGATTTCCTCGATCTCCGCGTCGCCGGTGCGCAGCCGCTCCATCACGCGCCACATCCAGCCGGTGCCTTCGCGGCAGGGCGTGCACTGGCCGCAGCTTTCATGCTTGTAGAAGTAGCTGAGGCGGCTGATCGCGCGAACGATGTCGGTCGACTTGTCCATGACGATGACCGCCGCCGTGCCAAGGCCGGAACCCAGCGCCTTCAGCCCGTCGAAATCCATCGGCGCGTCCATGATCTCCTTGGCCGGAACCAGCGGGACCGATGAACCGCCGGGGATCACCGCCAGCAGATTGTCCCAGCCGCCGCGAATGCCGCCGCAATGCCGGTCGATCAGTTCCTTGAAGCTGATGCCCATCGATTCCTCGACGACGCAGGGCTTGTTCACATGACCGCTGATCTGGAAGAGCTTGGTGCCCTTGTTATTCTCCCGCCCGAAGCTGGCGAACCATTCGGGGCTGCGGCGCAGGATCGTCGGCCCCACGGCAATGCTCTCGACATTGTTCACCGTGGTCGGGCAGCCATAAAGGCCCGCGCCTGCCGGGAAAGGCGGCTTCAGGCGCGGCTGGCCCTTCTTGCCTTCCAGGCTTTCGATCTGCGCGGTTTCCTCGCCGCAGATATAAGCGCCCGCGCCGCGATGGACGAACACGTCGAAATCATAGCCCGACCCGCAGGCGTTCTTGCCGAGAAAGCCCTTTTCATAAGCCTGCTCGACGGCGGCGAAGAGCACCTTCGCCTCATAGATGAACTCGCCGCGGATGTAGATGTAGGCGGCCCGCGCCCGCATCGCGAAACCGGCGACCAGCGCGCCTTCGATCAGCTTGTGCGGATCGTGGCGGATGATCTCGCGGTCCTTGCAGGAGCCGGGCTCGGATTCGTCGGCGTTGATGACGAGGAAGCTCGGACGGCCGTCCTTGCTTTCCTTGGGCATGAAGCTCCACTTCATGCCGGTCGGGAAGCCAGCGCCGCCGCGCCCGCGCAGGCCGGACGCCTTGATCCGCTCGATGATCTGGTCCTGGCCGATCTCCAGCAGCGCCTTGGTATTGTCCCAGTCGCCGCGCTTCATCGCCGCGTCGATGCCCCAGTCCTGGAAGCCATAGACGTTGGTGAAGATGCGATCCTTGTCGCTGAGAGGTGCAATCACGTCGCTCATGACCACTGCCCCCTGTAATCGTGATTTTCGGTGACCATTTCCTTGAGCGTGGTCGGCCCGCCTTCCGGCGCGCTGGTCTGACGCTCGATCTGCGGCCCGATCTTGGGCTGCTTGCCAGCGGCGAGATCGTCGAGGATCGCGCCCATGCTGTCATAGGTCAGGTCTTCATAATTATCGTCGTTGATCTGGACCATCGGCGCGTTGGCGCAGGCGCCGAGACACTCGACTTCGGTCAGCGTGAACAGCCCGTCCGGCGTCGTGCCGCCCTTCACCAGCCCCTTGTTCTTGCAGGCCGCGAGCACATCGTCGGAGCCGCGCAGCATGCAGGGCGTCGTGCCGCACACCTGCACATGATAGCGGCCCACCGGCGCGAGATTGTACATGGTGTAGAAGGTCGCGACCTCGTAAACGCGCATGTACGGCATATCGAGCTGGTCGGCGATATATTCCATCACCGGCACCGGCAGCCAGCCCTGGGTCTGCGTTTCCGCGCCCACCTGACGCTGGGCGAGATCGAGCAGCGGCATCACCGCCGACTGCTGACGACCGGCGGGATAGCGGGCGATGACCTTCT
This genomic window from Sphingobium cloacae contains:
- the nuoG gene encoding NADH-quinone oxidoreductase subunit NuoG, whose product is MPKVTVDGVELEVPAGATVLQACELAGKEIPRFCYHERLSIAGNCRMCLVEVKPGPPKPQASCALPAADGQEIRTDSEMVKKAREGVMEFLLINHPLDCPICDQGGECDLQDQSVAYGRGKSRFEENKRAVTEKYMGPIVKTVMTRCIQCTRCVRFAEEVAGVPEIGAIYRGENMQITTYLEHAAKSELSGNVVDLCPVGALTAKPYAFEARPWELKKTHAIDVMDAVGTNIRLDSRGRQVLRAVPRINDDVNEEWASDKTRHNVDGLVRKRLDKPYVRKDGKLVPATWNEAFAAIAAVQHGGSVAAVAGDLLDCETMFAGKALVEKLGGTMLEGRQTGLAYDVSSLSAVNFNTTLAGIETADVILLVGTNLRWEAPLVNTRIRKAIKKGAKVFGIGPEVDLTYKVEWLGNDASLLAKLPEAVAEAFGKAERPAMIVGGGVLAKDGAHGDTLALAETLGLIKEGWNGYNVLHFAAARMGGLMLGYAVDGGIKAIAAAKPRLLFSLGADEADYSAFEDSFKVYVGHHGDKGAHAADVILPGASYAEKAGTYVNLEGRVQRGEKAVFAPGDAREDWSILRALSEVMGATLPFDSFDALRAEMEKAVPALGQLGLADYGWSMPKLPTGASGEFGSPIKDFYLTNAICRASPTMQQCSAELIHGESFAEAAE
- the nuoE gene encoding NADH-quinone oxidoreductase subunit NuoE, whose product is MADAVHIPDEAETRARWGAFAWTAENAEQAKKVIARYPAGRQQSAVMPLLDLAQRQVGAETQTQGWLPVPVMEYIADQLDMPYMRVYEVATFYTMYNLAPVGRYHVQVCGTTPCMLRGSDDVLAACKNKGLVKGGTTPDGLFTLTEVECLGACANAPMVQINDDNYEDLTYDSMGAILDDLAAGKQPKIGPQIERQTSAPEGGPTTLKEMVTENHDYRGQWS
- the nuoF gene encoding NADH-quinone oxidoreductase subunit NuoF; the protein is MSDVIAPLSDKDRIFTNVYGFQDWGIDAAMKRGDWDNTKALLEIGQDQIIERIKASGLRGRGGAGFPTGMKWSFMPKESKDGRPSFLVINADESEPGSCKDREIIRHDPHKLIEGALVAGFAMRARAAYIYIRGEFIYEAKVLFAAVEQAYEKGFLGKNACGSGYDFDVFVHRGAGAYICGEETAQIESLEGKKGQPRLKPPFPAGAGLYGCPTTVNNVESIAVGPTILRRSPEWFASFGRENNKGTKLFQISGHVNKPCVVEESMGISFKELIDRHCGGIRGGWDNLLAVIPGGSSVPLVPAKEIMDAPMDFDGLKALGSGLGTAAVIVMDKSTDIVRAISRLSYFYKHESCGQCTPCREGTGWMWRVMERLRTGDAEIEEIDMLQQVTKQVEGHTICALGDAAAWPIQGLIRHFRPEIERRINENKGSAPVMEAAE